In Balneola sp., one genomic interval encodes:
- the tsaB gene encoding tRNA (adenosine(37)-N6)-threonylcarbamoyltransferase complex dimerization subunit type 1 TsaB, with protein MILAFETATNICSVSFQNNAGEVFEKRTERKGSHSELLFLYVRELMQEHQFKMADLDTVLVSTGPGSYTGLRIAASAIKGMFFGLDVDIYSGNTLAGFAQAVGEGKIHAVINARRKHLYHQLFSFNNEGLKAVSDSRILELVEIEELLKPGEKIIGTGIDRLDKKRLEELTIIDSGQITSKSLVTLFESTTKDDFFEKTTAEELESNYLTSSQVNNTSV; from the coding sequence ATGATTCTTGCTTTCGAGACCGCAACCAATATTTGTTCCGTTTCTTTTCAAAATAATGCGGGTGAGGTATTTGAGAAACGTACTGAGCGGAAGGGTTCTCATTCCGAACTACTGTTTTTATACGTACGCGAACTCATGCAAGAGCATCAATTTAAAATGGCTGATCTTGATACCGTTTTGGTAAGCACCGGGCCGGGTTCATATACCGGACTTCGAATTGCTGCTAGCGCTATAAAGGGAATGTTTTTCGGATTAGACGTCGATATTTATTCAGGAAATACACTGGCCGGTTTTGCTCAGGCCGTAGGTGAAGGTAAAATCCATGCCGTAATTAACGCGAGAAGAAAGCATCTCTACCACCAATTATTTTCATTTAACAATGAGGGGTTAAAAGCTGTTTCAGATTCAAGAATCCTCGAACTGGTTGAAATCGAAGAGTTGTTGAAGCCGGGTGAAAAGATAATTGGAACAGGAATTGATCGATTAGATAAGAAAAGGTTGGAAGAGTTGACGATCATAGATTCAGGTCAGATTACTTCAAAATCATTGGTCACTCTTTTTGAGTCAACTACAAAGGATGATTTTTTTGAAAAGACCACCGCTGAGGAGCTTGAATCAAATTATTTGACCAGCAGTCAGGTTAATAACACTTCCGTATAA
- a CDS encoding S9 family peptidase, which produces MKAVKLSFILMAIFSVATFAQDKKPIEFEHIFDGTFSPNGVQNVRWMNDGEFYTATQDNQIIRFNIVNGNERVLFNGNDFTDAEGNVIEVQGYQFSSDESKLLIKTDVEQLWRRSTKENYYVYDIASKELTKLTQSEEKQQYAELSPEGERAAFVRNNNLFWVDLATGEETQITEDGEFNKIINGAADWVYEEEFGFAKAWFWSPEGNRIAFYRFDEELVKQFFMTDWGSLYPGQVQFKYPKAGEQNSIVSIHVYHLNSEETVTMDVGEEDDQYIPRINWTRDNNVLSIRRMNRLQNKMDIMLANATNGNSNTILTKESDTWLDVNDDLYFLNNGEQFITTSDESGYNHVYLYDMEGQQLEQVTSGDWDVTELIGHNERTYELFYVSSEASPMERQLYSIRIDGKKKQKLTTGAGWHNINMSGDFKYYIDSWSDYNKPSEVSLFRDNGRKVRTIEDNAELSQTLQEYSYIEKEFMQMDVNGVSLNAYMLKPVDFDPNQNYPVLMYVYGGPGSQTVTKAFGSGQRPMWHQYLANQGYIVVSVDNRGTGARGSEFKKQVYKKLGQLETADQIAAAKEVAKLPYVDPERIGIWGWSYGGYMSSLGITEGADVFSAAIAVAPVTSWRYYDTIYTERFMQTPQLNPEGYDEGAPLNKVDQIKGNYLLIHGTGDDNVHFQNSVEMIDALIEADVQFESMIYPNKAHSINGGNARKHLYQMMSDFIFENL; this is translated from the coding sequence ATGAAAGCAGTAAAACTATCTTTTATTTTGATGGCAATTTTTTCGGTTGCCACTTTCGCTCAAGATAAAAAACCCATTGAGTTCGAGCATATCTTTGATGGTACATTTTCTCCAAATGGTGTTCAGAATGTTCGCTGGATGAATGATGGAGAATTCTACACGGCTACTCAGGATAATCAGATCATCCGTTTTAACATCGTAAATGGGAATGAGCGCGTGTTGTTTAACGGGAATGACTTTACGGATGCCGAAGGCAATGTAATTGAAGTACAGGGTTATCAGTTCTCTTCTGATGAATCAAAACTGCTTATTAAAACAGATGTAGAGCAACTCTGGCGGAGAAGCACTAAGGAGAATTATTATGTGTATGATATTGCTTCAAAAGAACTGACCAAACTAACTCAGTCTGAAGAGAAGCAACAGTATGCAGAGCTTTCTCCGGAAGGGGAGCGTGCAGCATTTGTCCGTAATAATAATTTGTTTTGGGTTGATTTGGCTACTGGTGAAGAGACTCAAATCACCGAAGACGGAGAATTCAACAAGATTATAAATGGTGCCGCTGATTGGGTTTATGAAGAGGAATTTGGATTTGCTAAAGCCTGGTTTTGGTCACCTGAAGGAAATCGTATAGCTTTCTATCGGTTTGACGAGGAACTGGTAAAGCAGTTTTTTATGACAGACTGGGGTTCACTATATCCCGGACAAGTTCAGTTTAAGTATCCCAAAGCAGGAGAACAGAATTCGATTGTATCTATCCATGTGTACCATTTGAATTCTGAAGAAACGGTAACCATGGATGTTGGCGAGGAGGATGATCAGTATATCCCTCGAATAAACTGGACCAGAGATAACAATGTATTGTCTATTCGCCGCATGAATCGCCTTCAGAATAAGATGGATATCATGTTGGCTAATGCTACTAACGGCAACTCGAATACAATTCTCACTAAAGAAAGTGATACGTGGTTAGATGTGAACGACGATCTGTACTTTTTGAATAACGGCGAGCAGTTCATTACTACCAGTGATGAAAGTGGATATAATCATGTGTATCTCTACGACATGGAAGGTCAGCAGCTTGAGCAAGTAACGAGCGGTGACTGGGATGTCACTGAACTCATTGGCCATAATGAGCGGACGTATGAATTGTTCTATGTAAGCTCAGAAGCCTCACCTATGGAAAGGCAGTTATACAGCATCCGTATTGACGGCAAGAAGAAGCAAAAGCTGACAACTGGAGCTGGATGGCATAACATAAATATGAGCGGTGATTTTAAGTATTACATCGACAGCTGGTCAGATTATAACAAGCCATCTGAAGTAAGTCTATTCAGAGACAATGGACGAAAAGTAAGAACGATTGAGGATAATGCGGAACTGAGCCAAACACTTCAGGAATACAGCTACATCGAGAAAGAGTTTATGCAGATGGATGTAAACGGTGTAAGCTTAAACGCATACATGCTTAAGCCGGTTGATTTTGATCCTAACCAAAACTATCCGGTGCTGATGTATGTTTATGGAGGTCCTGGAAGCCAGACTGTAACGAAAGCATTTGGTAGCGGTCAGCGCCCTATGTGGCATCAATATCTTGCTAACCAGGGGTATATTGTAGTTTCTGTAGATAACCGCGGAACAGGAGCTCGCGGGAGTGAATTCAAGAAACAGGTTTATAAAAAACTGGGTCAGTTAGAAACCGCTGATCAGATAGCTGCGGCTAAAGAAGTAGCTAAGTTGCCTTATGTAGACCCAGAGCGAATTGGAATTTGGGGTTGGAGCTATGGTGGCTATATGTCTTCATTAGGTATTACAGAAGGAGCTGATGTTTTTTCTGCTGCCATCGCTGTTGCACCGGTAACCAGCTGGAGATATTACGACACTATTTATACAGAACGCTTTATGCAAACTCCTCAGCTCAATCCTGAGGGATATGACGAAGGTGCTCCCCTAAACAAGGTAGATCAGATTAAAGGGAATTACCTGCTGATTCATGGTACAGGAGATGACAACGTACATTTCCAGAATTCTGTTGAAATGATTGATGCTTTGATTGAAGCTGATGTGCAGTTTGAATCAATGATATATCCAAACAAAGCTCACAGTATTAATGGCGGAAATGCCAGAAAACATCTTTACCAGATGATGAGTGATTTTATTTTTGAAAACCTTTAA
- the xseA gene encoding exodeoxyribonuclease VII large subunit, translating to MPDKQIPFLFDIPSVEELTEKIKNLLEQNFTDILVEGETSNVNQSRNGHYYFTLKDSNASLPCVIWRSTAQRLGINLTDGQQIVVGGDIQVYAPHGRYQMIVNLVQQAGIGKLQQAFEKLKAKLKEEGLFEDDHKQALPKFPESIGVVTSSTGAAFQDIRSTLEKRWPLAEIKLYHASVQGVNAAPEIVEGINYFSNHKNVDVIIIGRGGGSLEDLWPFNEESVARAVFHCEVPLISAVGHEVDFSISDFVADARAATPTQAAIVAAPDINEIRYMVEDYTKKLEMNTTGAIELYKDKVANMAKSHALLAVKQKMEAARSRISTLDEKLKYRTDSLIRNRKEHLTELFHSLDKQNPNEPLEKGFARVWQDGKWIREANVFEQESTFDLEWKDKRVTLKK from the coding sequence ATGCCCGACAAGCAAATCCCATTTCTTTTTGATATTCCTTCTGTTGAAGAGCTTACCGAGAAAATCAAAAACCTGCTGGAACAAAATTTCACGGATATTCTGGTTGAAGGTGAAACCAGCAATGTAAACCAAAGCCGAAACGGACATTATTATTTTACCCTTAAAGACTCCAACGCATCCCTCCCCTGTGTAATTTGGAGAAGCACGGCCCAGCGGTTGGGGATTAACCTCACCGATGGACAGCAAATTGTGGTAGGTGGAGATATTCAGGTTTACGCACCTCACGGTCGCTACCAGATGATTGTGAATTTGGTGCAACAGGCCGGAATTGGGAAACTGCAGCAGGCTTTTGAAAAGCTAAAAGCTAAGCTAAAAGAGGAGGGGCTTTTTGAAGATGATCATAAACAAGCACTCCCAAAATTTCCGGAAAGTATTGGTGTAGTAACTTCCTCAACCGGTGCGGCCTTTCAGGATATTAGGTCTACACTGGAGAAAAGGTGGCCACTGGCTGAAATCAAACTCTATCACGCTAGCGTGCAGGGCGTAAATGCCGCGCCGGAAATTGTAGAAGGCATCAATTATTTCTCCAATCACAAAAACGTGGACGTCATCATTATTGGGCGTGGCGGAGGTTCATTGGAAGATCTTTGGCCTTTTAACGAAGAATCGGTGGCGCGTGCTGTTTTCCATTGTGAGGTCCCGCTTATAAGTGCGGTTGGGCATGAAGTGGATTTTTCTATTTCTGATTTTGTAGCAGATGCACGGGCAGCAACCCCAACTCAAGCCGCCATTGTAGCCGCTCCGGATATTAATGAAATTCGATATATGGTGGAAGACTACACCAAGAAATTAGAAATGAATACCACCGGAGCCATAGAACTGTATAAGGATAAAGTAGCAAACATGGCAAAATCCCATGCTTTGTTGGCTGTGAAGCAGAAAATGGAAGCAGCTCGGTCTCGCATTTCAACCCTTGATGAAAAGTTGAAATACCGAACAGACTCTCTTATTCGAAATCGAAAAGAGCACCTGACAGAACTCTTCCACTCTCTTGATAAACAGAATCCAAACGAACCACTCGAAAAAGGGTTTGCCCGTGTTTGGCAGGATGGAAAATGGATTCGGGAAGCAAACGTCTTTGAGCAGGAATCGACTTTTGATTTAGAATGGAAGGATAAAAGAGTTACCCTGAAAAAGTAA
- a CDS encoding acetyl-CoA carboxylase carboxyl transferase subunit beta: protein MSWFKRKDENIQTDTKKEMPEGVWIKVPTTGETIHKRELEDNLWVDPLSGYHFRIGSEEYFEIIFDGGKFKELGQEIQPTDPLEFEDRKKYKDRLDQYQEKTGLSDAARVGVGKMNKLDLVVACMDFSFIGGSMGSVVGERLGIAIDHAREKKIPLMIISQTGGARMMESVLSLMQMAKTSAKLAQLEEAKVPYISYMTDPTTGGVTASYAMLGDFNIAEPGALIGFAGPRVIRQTIGRDLPEGFQTAEYLKEHGFLDFIVSRNEMKEKLTKLLKLILHKK from the coding sequence ATGTCCTGGTTTAAAAGAAAAGACGAAAACATCCAAACGGATACCAAGAAAGAAATGCCGGAAGGCGTTTGGATTAAAGTTCCTACTACCGGCGAAACCATCCACAAGCGTGAGCTGGAAGACAACCTTTGGGTTGATCCACTAAGCGGATATCACTTCAGAATTGGGAGTGAAGAATATTTCGAAATTATTTTTGATGGTGGAAAATTCAAAGAATTAGGTCAGGAAATCCAACCTACTGATCCACTGGAGTTTGAAGATCGTAAGAAGTACAAAGATCGACTAGACCAATATCAGGAAAAAACGGGTTTAAGTGATGCTGCACGAGTAGGTGTGGGCAAAATGAATAAGCTGGACTTGGTTGTAGCCTGTATGGACTTCTCCTTTATTGGAGGAAGTATGGGCTCGGTTGTGGGTGAACGCTTAGGAATTGCAATTGACCACGCCCGGGAGAAGAAAATTCCACTGATGATTATTTCTCAAACCGGTGGCGCCCGAATGATGGAAAGTGTGCTCAGCCTGATGCAAATGGCAAAAACCTCAGCAAAACTCGCTCAGCTTGAAGAAGCAAAGGTGCCTTACATTTCTTACATGACGGACCCAACCACAGGTGGAGTTACTGCCAGCTATGCAATGTTGGGAGACTTCAACATAGCCGAACCCGGCGCTTTAATCGGTTTTGCAGGACCCCGGGTTATTCGCCAAACGATAGGTCGTGACTTACCGGAAGGTTTTCAGACAGCTGAATATTTAAAGGAACACGGGTTTCTGGATTTTATCGTTTCCCGAAATGAGATGAAGGAAAAGCTTACTAAGCTGCTCAAACTTATACTTCATAAGAAATAA
- a CDS encoding dihydroorotase — MLLKNLKPVSNSHKGKDTIDIRIEEGLIKEIGSGLKAGKGEETHDFGGAYVSPGWMDMHIHLREPGFEHKETIKTGCDAAAFGGFTAVACMPNTKPATHTRDVVEFIIKKAEKLPVDVHPIACVTKERKGKSIAEMADMKEGGAVAFSDDGDPVFDSQVMRVALEYSSMLGMPIINHEEDLALSRPGHMNEGKVSTRLGLDGTPGIAEEVMIARDILLAEYTGGHIHVAHISTKNAVDLVRQAKKKGINVTTEVCAHHFDLTDEEIDKQHFDTNFKMHPPLRTQEDVDAMVEGLVDGTIDVICTDHAPHAIEEKEVEFIYAPNGIIGLETAWSITNQRLLQTKKLDLQQLMDKLVYNPRKILNLDQPEIKEGAKANLTFFNTDEEWTFDKKNVRSKSKNSPYLDKTLKGRAVGIFNKGQLVLNEIR, encoded by the coding sequence ATGCTCCTCAAAAACCTGAAGCCCGTTAGCAATTCTCATAAAGGTAAAGACACCATTGATATCCGCATTGAGGAGGGTCTCATTAAAGAAATTGGTTCCGGATTAAAGGCCGGTAAAGGAGAAGAAACTCATGATTTTGGCGGAGCATACGTCTCTCCGGGCTGGATGGATATGCACATTCACTTGCGTGAACCCGGTTTTGAGCATAAAGAGACAATTAAAACGGGTTGCGATGCTGCAGCTTTTGGAGGCTTTACAGCTGTAGCCTGTATGCCGAATACCAAGCCTGCAACACATACTCGCGATGTGGTAGAGTTTATCATCAAAAAAGCAGAGAAATTACCGGTTGATGTACACCCGATTGCTTGTGTGACCAAAGAGCGTAAAGGGAAGTCTATTGCCGAAATGGCCGATATGAAAGAAGGTGGGGCTGTTGCTTTTAGTGATGATGGAGATCCGGTTTTTGACTCTCAGGTAATGCGAGTTGCCCTCGAGTATTCTTCTATGCTTGGAATGCCGATTATTAATCATGAAGAAGACCTGGCTCTTTCAAGGCCGGGACATATGAACGAGGGGAAAGTATCTACCCGCCTGGGACTGGACGGAACTCCTGGAATAGCCGAAGAGGTGATGATAGCCCGTGATATCTTGTTAGCGGAATATACAGGCGGACATATTCATGTGGCTCACATCAGTACTAAGAATGCGGTTGATTTAGTCCGACAGGCCAAGAAAAAAGGAATTAATGTTACTACCGAAGTTTGTGCCCATCACTTTGATCTGACGGATGAAGAAATTGATAAACAACACTTTGATACAAATTTTAAAATGCACCCGCCACTTCGAACTCAGGAAGATGTAGATGCAATGGTTGAAGGGTTGGTTGATGGAACTATTGATGTTATTTGTACTGACCACGCGCCTCATGCCATAGAAGAGAAGGAGGTGGAATTCATTTATGCTCCCAACGGAATTATAGGATTGGAGACGGCTTGGTCAATAACTAATCAGAGACTGCTTCAAACCAAGAAGTTAGACCTTCAGCAGTTGATGGATAAACTGGTATATAATCCACGCAAAATTTTAAACCTGGATCAGCCGGAAATAAAAGAAGGTGCGAAAGCTAACCTGACCTTCTTTAACACAGACGAAGAATGGACTTTTGATAAGAAAAACGTGCGCTCAAAATCTAAAAACTCTCCATATCTGGATAAAACATTGAAGGGTAGAGCGGTGGGTATTTTCAATAAAGGTCAGTTGGTACTAAACGAAATTAGATGA
- a CDS encoding prephenate dehydratase: MSDNLDSIRKRLDEIDRTILKALAQRQGLVKEVSDLKLKNEQGIRDLEREEQLLNRIRDLASEVGLDRYYAEHLFREIITNSVRFQTQSLVDHQNEKSNGDTVRVSYQGTDGAYSHQAATRHFSERYARVDAIGYDTFQQAAQAVLDEKVDFALLPIENTTAGSINDTYDILGNEKLHIVGEEILKVVHCLMAVEPVELSKIRRIMSHPQAIAQCSQFLSKLPRCKVESYLDTAMSAKKVLEDGDLSQGAIAGAHAADLYGLHVIEHDIANQRENFTRFVIATKEPVQVDLQIPAKTSLMMVTSNDEGSLIECLNILHRHKINMAKLESRPRMNEPWKYSFYLDIHGNIENPEVKEGLDELNKKAEELKILGCYPKQDA; this comes from the coding sequence ATGTCAGACAACCTAGATTCCATTCGAAAACGGCTGGATGAAATAGATCGTACCATCTTAAAAGCTTTAGCCCAACGGCAGGGGTTGGTCAAGGAAGTTTCAGATCTGAAACTCAAGAACGAACAGGGAATTCGGGACCTTGAACGGGAAGAGCAGCTCTTAAATCGTATTCGTGATTTAGCCAGTGAAGTAGGTCTTGATCGGTATTATGCCGAGCATCTTTTTCGGGAGATAATTACAAACTCTGTACGTTTCCAAACACAGTCGCTGGTTGATCATCAGAATGAAAAATCGAATGGCGATACGGTACGGGTTTCTTATCAGGGGACAGATGGAGCTTATAGCCACCAGGCGGCAACACGCCATTTCAGTGAGCGATATGCAAGAGTTGATGCAATTGGCTACGATACCTTCCAGCAGGCAGCACAAGCTGTATTAGATGAGAAAGTAGATTTTGCTCTCCTTCCAATTGAAAATACAACGGCAGGTTCTATCAACGATACCTATGATATTCTAGGGAATGAGAAATTACACATCGTAGGGGAAGAAATTCTGAAAGTAGTTCATTGCCTGATGGCTGTTGAGCCTGTTGAGTTGTCTAAAATTCGTCGGATTATGTCGCATCCGCAAGCTATTGCACAGTGTTCTCAGTTTTTGTCAAAGCTGCCAAGATGCAAAGTGGAATCATATTTAGACACGGCTATGTCGGCTAAGAAAGTGTTGGAGGATGGTGATTTGTCTCAGGGAGCTATCGCCGGAGCACATGCGGCAGATTTGTATGGACTTCATGTTATTGAACATGATATTGCCAATCAGCGGGAAAATTTCACGCGGTTTGTGATTGCCACCAAAGAACCTGTGCAAGTCGATTTACAAATACCGGCCAAAACATCATTGATGATGGTTACTTCCAATGATGAAGGCTCGCTGATTGAGTGCCTGAATATTCTTCATCGCCACAAAATAAATATGGCCAAATTGGAATCACGGCCTCGGATGAATGAACCCTGGAAATATTCATTCTATCTGGATATCCACGGAAACATTGAGAATCCCGAAGTTAAGGAGGGTTTAGATGAACTCAATAAAAAAGCCGAAGAGCTTAAAATCCTCGGCTGTTACCCTAAACAAGATGCGTAA
- a CDS encoding CPBP family intramembrane metalloprotease has translation MSKQHIGTAKTLFIFIFTVLIGFILFILPNLFFGIFKINGGLSGINLLFIALFQFTTVTSLLYLSLKWLGKDFKFIGWNWKQWRNDGMLGIIIGLSWTAIQVLFIIPNTSGAERADIKQMLDMMDGTLLSTVSYIALGVIGGGITEEIYNRGYFINVLKSTFKNQKAGLWLSALLSVLFFALGHMPSNAIEWIDILVPTVLYTLLFIYTERLTASIFAHAIYNSTAILIVYYLYFG, from the coding sequence ATGAGCAAACAACATATCGGCACTGCCAAAACTCTGTTCATCTTTATCTTTACTGTATTAATTGGTTTTATCCTCTTCATTTTGCCCAATCTTTTCTTTGGGATCTTTAAAATAAATGGCGGGCTCTCCGGAATTAACCTTTTGTTCATCGCTCTGTTTCAATTTACAACCGTCACGTCTTTACTCTATTTGTCTCTGAAGTGGCTGGGGAAAGATTTCAAGTTTATCGGATGGAATTGGAAGCAATGGAGAAATGACGGGATGCTTGGTATCATTATCGGGCTCAGTTGGACAGCGATACAGGTTTTATTCATCATCCCAAATACCAGTGGTGCAGAACGAGCTGACATCAAACAAATGCTCGATATGATGGATGGTACTTTGTTGAGTACTGTTTCTTACATCGCTCTTGGTGTGATTGGTGGAGGAATTACTGAAGAAATTTACAACCGCGGCTACTTCATTAATGTGCTTAAGTCAACCTTTAAGAACCAAAAAGCAGGACTCTGGCTATCTGCGCTACTTTCTGTCCTGTTCTTTGCTTTAGGGCACATGCCCTCCAATGCAATTGAATGGATAGACATTCTAGTACCGACTGTACTTTACACACTATTATTCATTTATACAGAACGGTTGACCGCCTCAATTTTTGCCCACGCAATATATAACAGCACAGCTATTCTGATAGTCTACTATTTATATTTTGGCTGA
- a CDS encoding transposase → MPRTLNQVWVHGVWSTKNREPLLKRYFRGELNTYIKAHGIRKGIQIDVVNGMQDHIHVLFKMPILQNTSEVIKLIKGSSSKWINDQYFPSGKFRWQQGYGVFSVGKNEIQRVRNYIYNQEEHHKYRSYQEEVKLFEKEEI, encoded by the coding sequence ATGCCAAGAACATTAAATCAGGTTTGGGTACATGGGGTTTGGAGTACAAAAAATCGAGAACCATTATTGAAGCGTTATTTTCGGGGTGAATTGAATACCTATATCAAGGCGCACGGGATAAGAAAAGGGATACAAATTGATGTGGTGAACGGTATGCAAGATCATATCCATGTTCTTTTTAAAATGCCCATTCTGCAAAATACGTCTGAGGTTATAAAGCTCATTAAAGGCTCATCCTCAAAATGGATAAACGATCAATATTTCCCGAGCGGAAAATTTCGATGGCAACAAGGATATGGAGTATTCTCAGTCGGAAAAAATGAAATACAACGGGTTAGAAATTATATCTACAACCAAGAAGAGCATCACAAATATAGATCTTATCAAGAAGAGGTAAAGCTTTTTGAAAAGGAAGAAATCTAA